The genomic interval cctcgtgatctgcccgcctcggcctcccaaagtgctgggattacaggcgtgagccacccaccacacccggctatccCCAGATTCTTAAACTGAGCTCTCCATAATGTAGCTGGGAGCCCTATATGGGTATTGAGCACTTAAAAGGAAATTGAGATATAATGTATGTGTTAAATGCACATTGAATTTCAAAGACTTCGTGAGAAGGAAGAGTaagatgtttctttctttctttcttttttttttttttttttttttaattcttcagctAAGACAGCGGAAGAGGTGATTTATTTTATGGTTGTTACACTCGGCCACAAGTAAACACAGAAATAGTCCAGAATGTCACAGGTCCAGGGCAAAGGACCAACATGGGCAGTTTTGGTTATGAGCAAGGTGGGTCTCAGAGGTGATCGACGATCAGATGGCGATGAAGTTCTAGATCCATTGAGACAAGCTCTAGACAGTAGCATGCAGTCCCACAACTTGTACCAGCATCCCCAGCGTCTGGCATTCCATGTTTCTGCTCCTGTGGCCTCCACGGTGCAACAAACTAGCGGTTTACTTGGACCTCtgcctcatctttcttcttttgcgCTTCAGCCTGCGCATTCGTTTCTTCCTCCACTTGGCTCTCATGGCGCAGAGGTTTCCAAAAAAAATGGCGCTAAGGCCGAGagaaaacctttctttctttttttaattgagacggagtctcacctgttgcccaagctggagtgcagtggcatgatcttggctcattgcaacctccgcctcccaggttcaagcgattcttctgcctcagcttcccaagtagctgggattacaggtgtgcaccaccacacctggctaattttgtatttttagtagagatggggtttccctatgctggccaggctggtctccaactcctgactcaGGTAATCCCCGAACTCAGTggggatttatttatttgagcctgttcattcatttgagatagggactcactctgtcacccaggctggaatgcagtggtgtgatcataaatcattacagccttgacctcccgggctcaggtgatcctcttacctcagccgcGACGGCAGGtctgtgtcaccatgcccagatgatttttgtatttttggcggAGCTGGAGtctccttgtgttgcccaggctttcttgaactcttgggctccagcaatctgcctgcctcagcctcctacggtgatagggttacaggcctgagccacggtgCTCTGCCAGGATATCTCATTAACCAATTAATTCCTTGATGTTAATTATATATTGAACTGATACagttttggatatattgggttaaatacaAATTGgattaatgttattaaaattaatttcacctgtttgtTCTAACTTTCTGGttactagaaaatctaaaatgaCATGTGGTTTGAATCATATTTTCACTGGTTAGAACAATGCCTTGGACAAAGTCGGCATTTACTGAATCGAATGTGTGGGTGAGGCACAGGGGTTCTATTGTGAATGAGAAACCATCCCCGTCTTCTGGAAGCTtccagggtgggagggaggcacAGTGCAGATGTAACcgcaaggagagaaagaaggcaggttgaaggccgggcgcggtggctcaagcctgtaatcccagcactttgggaggccgaggcgggcggatcacaaggtcaagagatcgagaccatcctggtcaacatggtgaaaccccgtctctactaaaaatacaaaaaaatagctgggcatggtggcgcgtgcctgtaatcccagctactcaggaggctgaggcaggagaattgcctgaacccaggaggcggaggttgcggtgagccgagatcgcgccattgcactccagcctgggtaataagatcgaaactccgtctcaattaaaaaaaaaaaaaaaaaaaaaaaggccgggcgcggtggctcaagcctgtaatcccagcactttgggaggccaaggcgggtggatcacgaggtcgagagatcgagaccatcctggtcaacatggtgaaaccccgtctctactaaaaatactaaaaattagctgggcatggtggcatgtgcctgtaatcccagctactcaggaggctgaggcaggagaattgactgaacccggaaggcggaggttgcggtgagccgagatcacgtcattgcactccagcctgggtaacgagcgaaactccgtctcaaaaaaaaaaaaaaaaaggaaggcaggtTGAAGTGGGACTGCAGCCAACCAGGCCTGCTGCAGCTCGAAAACTGGAAGAGCCTTgcccaggaggaaaggaagacgACGGGGTGTTGGGTCTCAGCCTGGGCCTTGGTGACAGCAGTGGGCTGGCAGTGCAGAGGTTTGTGGCCTCGGACTGCAAGTCCTCTACGGTGGCTGGTAGTGTGGGTGGAGGTGGAAAAGGCAGGTGAGGCAGGGGGCGAGGGGCAGGATACCCCGGGGAGCCTGAATGACCAGGCGTAAGTGATTTCAACTGGGTCCTGTGAACTGATCACTTTTAAAGGATTGCCAGCAAGGAGTAACTTCGTAGATATACATCTAGAAAGATGACAaactcagccaggcgcagtggctcacacctgtaatcccagcactttgggaggctgaggcgggaggatcatgaggtcaggagatcgagaccatcctggctaacatggtgaaaaaccccatctctactaaatacaaaaaatcagccaggcgtggtggcatacgcctgtagtcccagctactccaggggctgaggcaggagaatcacttgaacccggtaggcggaggctgcagtgagctgagatcgccccactgaactgaagcctgggcaacagagcaagactccgtctcaattaaaaaaaaataaaaaaaggccgggcgcggtggctcaagcctgtaattccagcactttgggaggctgaggtgggtggatcacgaggtcaagcgatcaagaccatcctggtcaacatggtgaaaccccgtctctactaaaaatacaaaacattagctgggcatggtggcgcgtgcctgtaatcccagctactcaggcagctgaggcaggagaattgcctgaacccaggaggcggaggttgcggtgagccgag from Saimiri boliviensis isolate mSaiBol1 chromosome 15, mSaiBol1.pri, whole genome shotgun sequence carries:
- the LOC120362154 gene encoding uncharacterized protein LOC120362154 — translated: MRAKWRKKRMRRLKRKRRKMRQRSK